A window of Blastomonas sp. SL216 contains these coding sequences:
- a CDS encoding indolepyruvate ferredoxin oxidoreductase subunit alpha: MAERSFKAEVERLKAGDGEVFEGEGILAVTKALLQSGVAYVGGYQGSPISHLMDVFADASELMAGLGVHFESSASEATAAAMLAASVNYPLRGAVAWKSVVGTNVASDALSNVASGGVTGGALIIVGEDYGEGSSIMQERTHAFAMKSQMWLLDPRPSLPVLVDMVEQGFALSEASNTPVMLELRVRACHMTGSFVARDNRRPPLTVAEAAQSPRRDTSRIVLPPANFLHEVEKIEKRWPAGIRFVQDNRLNEHFGTQEDDIGIIVQGGLFNSLNRALELLGLSDAYGDAQLPIYVLNVTYPLIPDEVQAFCAGKSAVLIVEEGQPEFIEHELNTLVRRADLNTRIVGKAMLPRSGEYTAAVIKQGVAQFLHAHAPGRAPAPEPAAPAPLPASAVPQRPAGFCTGCPERPIFSAMKLVQKDIGELHVSADIGCHLFSILPPFHIGNTTMGYGLGTAGASAFKPEGKRAVAIMGDGGFWHNGLTSGIGNAVFNKDDTLTIIVDNGYSAATGGQDILSSKATAPQRSTNNPIEKAVRGVGITWAQTRTRTYDVAGMRDAIRDALTSPEKGPKVLVAQSECQLNRQRRIKPQIAKAMKSGQRVVRERFGVDPDTCTGDHSCIRLSGCPSLTIRPNPDPLRQDPVAHVENSCVGCGVCGEVSHAAVLCPSFYKARVISNPSRTDRWRQKMRQWGIGLMQRRSARKIAARAF, translated from the coding sequence ATGGCCGAACGGTCCTTCAAGGCTGAGGTCGAAAGACTGAAGGCGGGCGATGGCGAGGTCTTCGAAGGCGAAGGCATTCTCGCCGTGACCAAGGCGCTGCTGCAATCGGGGGTGGCCTATGTCGGCGGCTATCAGGGCTCGCCGATCAGCCATCTGATGGATGTGTTCGCCGATGCAAGCGAACTGATGGCGGGGCTCGGCGTTCATTTCGAAAGCTCGGCCAGCGAAGCGACCGCAGCCGCGATGCTCGCGGCCTCGGTCAATTATCCGCTGCGCGGCGCGGTCGCGTGGAAATCGGTGGTGGGGACCAATGTCGCCTCCGATGCGCTGTCCAACGTGGCCTCGGGCGGGGTCACGGGCGGCGCGCTGATCATCGTGGGCGAGGATTATGGCGAAGGCTCGTCGATCATGCAGGAGCGCACCCATGCCTTTGCGATGAAATCGCAGATGTGGCTGCTCGACCCGCGCCCCAGCCTGCCGGTGCTGGTCGATATGGTCGAGCAGGGCTTTGCCTTGTCCGAAGCGTCGAACACGCCGGTGATGCTGGAACTGCGCGTGCGCGCCTGCCACATGACCGGAAGCTTCGTTGCCCGCGACAACCGACGCCCGCCGCTGACCGTTGCGGAGGCGGCGCAATCGCCCCGGCGCGACACCAGCCGCATCGTCCTGCCGCCCGCCAACTTTCTGCACGAGGTCGAGAAGATCGAGAAGCGCTGGCCGGCGGGAATCAGGTTCGTGCAGGACAACCGGCTCAACGAGCATTTCGGCACGCAAGAGGATGATATCGGCATCATCGTCCAGGGCGGGCTGTTCAACTCGCTCAACCGTGCGCTCGAGCTGCTCGGCCTGTCGGATGCCTATGGCGATGCGCAGCTGCCGATCTACGTCCTCAACGTCACCTATCCGCTGATCCCCGACGAGGTGCAGGCATTTTGCGCCGGCAAAAGCGCCGTCCTGATCGTCGAGGAAGGCCAGCCCGAATTCATCGAGCATGAGCTCAATACCCTGGTCCGCAGGGCCGATCTGAACACGCGGATCGTCGGCAAGGCCATGCTGCCGCGATCAGGCGAATATACCGCCGCCGTGATCAAGCAGGGGGTGGCGCAATTCCTGCACGCGCATGCACCCGGCCGCGCGCCAGCGCCGGAGCCAGCCGCACCCGCCCCGCTGCCCGCCAGCGCCGTACCGCAGCGCCCGGCAGGGTTCTGCACCGGCTGCCCGGAGCGGCCGATCTTTTCCGCGATGAAGCTGGTGCAGAAGGACATTGGCGAGCTGCACGTCTCTGCCGATATCGGCTGCCATCTGTTCTCGATCCTGCCGCCCTTCCATATCGGCAACACGACCATGGGCTATGGCCTGGGCACCGCAGGCGCATCGGCGTTCAAGCCCGAAGGCAAGCGCGCGGTCGCCATCATGGGCGATGGCGGCTTCTGGCATAACGGCCTCACCTCCGGCATCGGCAATGCGGTGTTCAACAAGGACGACACGCTCACGATCATCGTCGACAATGGCTATTCCGCCGCAACGGGCGGGCAGGACATCCTCTCGTCCAAGGCGACCGCGCCGCAGCGCAGCACCAACAACCCGATCGAAAAGGCGGTGCGCGGCGTCGGCATCACCTGGGCGCAGACGCGCACGCGCACCTATGACGTTGCCGGAATGCGCGATGCCATCCGCGACGCGCTGACCTCGCCCGAAAAGGGCCCCAAGGTGCTGGTCGCCCAGTCGGAATGCCAGCTCAACCGCCAGCGCCGGATCAAGCCGCAAATCGCCAAGGCGATGAAATCCGGGCAGCGCGTGGTGCGCGAACGCTTCGGCGTTGACCCCGACACCTGCACCGGCGACCATAGCTGCATCCGCCTGTCGGGATGTCCGTCGCTCACCATCCGCCCCAATCCCGATCCCCTGCGCCAGGACCCGGTCGCGCATGTCGAGAACAGCTGTGTCGGCTGCGGCGTCTGCGGCGAGGTCAGCCACGCGGCGGTGCTGTGCCCGTCCTTCTACAAGGCACGCGTCATTTCCAACCCCAGCCGCACCGACCGCTGGCGGCAGAAGATGCGCCAATGGGGCATCGGCCTGATGCAGCGCCGTTCGGCGCGCAAGATTGCCGCGAGGGCGTTTTGA
- a CDS encoding FAD-binding oxidoreductase, with translation MQYQAISNRDRQQRLTGPVWTVNAGPAPRAEALAGARDVDVLIIGGGIAGTTTALHLAEHHVDVALVEAGQFGDGATGRSGGIVAPDYIRHTPDSIQTVLGQQAGERLTDMIGRSGRHIFDLIRRHEIDCDMRQDGFYTPAHTDALAAQQQATAQQWQARGHKVSFIDGSQTRALFGTDRYCGALRFEEGGGLNPLGFVRGVAHAAQQQGARLFANSPVTQLERRQGHWVCRTPGGTVRAQRLVLAANGGNAALHPAMRRTSLPLNVFQFASMPLDPAQRQVILPRGGAFTDKMPYLFTARLDGLGHLISAFPMSFAVNGDKACYREAQRRLSQYFSTMPDPQIDYLWHGLAWVNTSFLPEIYELGDNAIAIQACNGRGIATNAAIGSEVAAMLATGDRDALSVRPRAPSPVRFHAGAALLPKLLMSLAYLTN, from the coding sequence ATGCAGTATCAGGCGATATCGAACCGCGACCGCCAGCAGCGCCTGACCGGGCCGGTCTGGACCGTCAATGCCGGCCCTGCGCCACGCGCTGAAGCCCTTGCCGGTGCGCGCGATGTGGATGTGCTGATCATCGGCGGCGGCATTGCCGGGACGACGACGGCGCTGCACCTGGCCGAACACCATGTCGATGTCGCGCTGGTCGAGGCGGGCCAGTTCGGCGATGGGGCCACCGGCCGCAGCGGCGGCATCGTCGCGCCCGACTATATCCGCCACACGCCGGACAGCATCCAGACCGTGCTCGGTCAGCAGGCTGGCGAACGGCTGACCGACATGATCGGGCGTTCCGGCCGGCATATATTCGACCTGATCCGCCGGCACGAGATCGACTGCGACATGCGGCAGGACGGCTTTTACACGCCTGCCCATACCGATGCGCTGGCCGCGCAGCAGCAGGCCACGGCGCAGCAATGGCAGGCGCGCGGCCACAAGGTCAGCTTTATCGATGGCTCGCAGACCCGTGCGCTGTTTGGCACCGATCGCTATTGCGGCGCGCTGCGCTTTGAAGAGGGCGGCGGGCTGAACCCCCTGGGCTTTGTGCGCGGCGTGGCGCACGCGGCCCAGCAACAGGGGGCCAGGCTTTTCGCCAACAGCCCGGTGACGCAGTTAGAGCGCCGGCAGGGGCACTGGGTCTGCCGGACACCGGGCGGGACCGTGCGGGCACAACGGCTGGTGCTGGCCGCCAATGGTGGCAATGCGGCGCTGCATCCGGCGATGCGGCGTACTTCGCTGCCGCTCAACGTCTTCCAGTTTGCCTCGATGCCGCTCGACCCTGCGCAGCGCCAGGTGATCCTGCCCCGGGGCGGCGCCTTTACCGACAAGATGCCCTATCTCTTCACCGCGCGGCTCGATGGCCTGGGCCATCTCATTTCCGCCTTCCCGATGTCGTTCGCGGTGAATGGCGACAAGGCCTGCTATCGCGAGGCGCAGCGCCGCCTGTCGCAATATTTCAGCACCATGCCCGATCCGCAGATCGACTATCTGTGGCATGGGCTTGCCTGGGTGAACACGTCGTTCCTGCCCGAAATCTATGAGCTGGGGGACAATGCCATCGCCATTCAGGCGTGCAATGGCCGGGGCATCGCGACCAACGCGGCCATCGGCTCCGAGGTCGCGGCGATGCTGGCGACGGGCGATCGCGATGCCCTGTCGGTGCGCCCCCGCGCGCCCAGCCCGGTCAGGTTCCATGCCGGTGCCGCGCTGTTGCCCAAGCTGCTGATGTCGCTGGCCTATCTGACCAACTGA
- a CDS encoding MarR family winged helix-turn-helix transcriptional regulator: MDAFRSGNPGDPAFRVKRYPFYLLNRLVSRYNSIIDQRLRAIGLDIPSWRVLMILGESSPRGSREIAEAAVINLSTMTRIIQRMAAAGLVTTAPSPDDARVTLVALAPLGESQLAEARQATAPIFAHLTNGLDPDDFDRLVALLDRLHDNLEPLAPKAG; the protein is encoded by the coding sequence ATGGATGCCTTCAGGTCGGGAAATCCCGGCGACCCCGCCTTTCGGGTCAAGAGATACCCGTTCTACCTGCTCAACCGTCTGGTGAGCCGGTACAACAGCATCATAGACCAGCGGCTGCGCGCGATCGGGCTGGATATCCCGAGCTGGCGGGTGCTGATGATCCTGGGCGAAAGCTCGCCGCGCGGATCGCGCGAAATTGCCGAAGCCGCCGTCATCAACCTGTCGACGATGACGCGGATCATCCAGCGCATGGCCGCTGCCGGACTGGTGACGACCGCGCCGAGCCCGGATGACGCCCGCGTGACCTTGGTCGCGCTGGCCCCGCTGGGCGAAAGCCAGCTGGCCGAGGCGCGCCAGGCCACTGCGCCGATCTTTGCCCATCTCACCAACGGGCTGGACCCGGACGATTTCGACCGCCTCGTCGCGCTGCTCGACCGGCTTCACGACAATCTGGAGCCGCTGGCCCCCAAGGCGGGTTGA
- a CDS encoding indolepyruvate oxidoreductase subunit beta family protein codes for MSASGRISVAILGLGGQGGGVLADWVVQLGAHNGYVTQGTSVPGVAQRTGATVYYVEMIPAGGATPPLLALMPVPGDVDIVVASELMEAGRAILRGFVTDRTVLIGSTHRVYAIDEKSAMGDGRASGERILTAARERARRFIGFDMDGAAEAAGSVISSVMFGALCASGALPFARTAFEAAIVAGGKAVDANLRGFAAGFAAASSDRQAVLDAQPVPALPVATSAQGQAFQARIEANLPRAAHFFAIEGARRLMDYQDADYADLYLTRLEGLAGNADLIAEAARFLALWMSYEDTIRVADLKVREGRFRRVRDEVKARDDQIVQLTEYMHPRLEEICETLPAGIGRAILASPGLSRRLARLFGKGRHVETTSLRWFVMLNMLAGMRRWRRGTLRYQTEQARIEAWLDLVRSADPEVAIELVKCQRLIKGYGDTFERGLGSFNRIMQRYQTGGLTAAGIARLREAALADDKGDTLQAALAG; via the coding sequence ATGTCTGCATCGGGTCGCATCTCTGTCGCCATCCTGGGCCTGGGCGGCCAGGGCGGCGGCGTGCTGGCGGACTGGGTCGTCCAGCTCGGCGCGCATAACGGCTATGTCACGCAAGGGACATCGGTACCCGGTGTGGCGCAGCGCACCGGGGCCACTGTCTATTATGTCGAGATGATCCCGGCCGGCGGGGCGACGCCCCCGCTGCTCGCGCTGATGCCGGTTCCGGGCGATGTCGATATCGTCGTCGCCTCCGAACTGATGGAAGCGGGCCGCGCGATCCTGCGCGGGTTCGTGACCGACCGCACGGTGCTGATCGGCTCCACCCACCGCGTCTATGCGATCGACGAGAAATCGGCTATGGGCGATGGCCGCGCCAGCGGCGAGCGGATCCTGACGGCAGCCCGCGAGCGCGCGCGCCGCTTCATCGGCTTTGACATGGACGGGGCAGCCGAGGCCGCGGGCAGCGTGATCAGCTCGGTCATGTTCGGCGCATTGTGCGCCAGCGGCGCGCTGCCCTTTGCGCGCACCGCCTTTGAAGCGGCGATCGTCGCCGGCGGCAAGGCGGTCGATGCCAATCTGCGCGGATTTGCGGCAGGCTTTGCCGCAGCTTCGAGCGATAGGCAGGCGGTGCTGGACGCACAGCCCGTGCCCGCCCTGCCCGTCGCCACCAGCGCGCAGGGCCAGGCATTCCAGGCCCGCATCGAGGCAAACCTGCCCCGGGCGGCGCATTTTTTCGCCATTGAGGGCGCAAGGCGGCTGATGGATTATCAGGATGCCGACTATGCGGACCTCTATCTCACCAGGCTGGAAGGCCTGGCCGGCAACGCGGATCTGATCGCGGAGGCAGCCCGCTTTCTTGCCCTGTGGATGTCCTACGAGGATACGATCCGCGTTGCCGACCTCAAGGTTCGCGAGGGCCGCTTCCGGCGTGTCCGGGATGAGGTCAAGGCCAGGGACGACCAGATCGTCCAGCTGACCGAATATATGCACCCCAGGCTGGAAGAAATCTGCGAGACCCTGCCCGCCGGCATCGGTCGCGCGATCCTGGCCAGCCCCGGGCTGTCGCGCCGGCTCGCCCGCCTGTTCGGCAAGGGCCGCCATGTCGAAACAACAAGCCTGCGCTGGTTCGTCATGCTCAACATGCTTGCCGGCATGCGGCGCTGGCGGCGCGGCACCCTGCGCTACCAGACCGAACAGGCGCGGATCGAAGCCTGGCTGGATCTCGTCCGCAGTGCCGATCCGGAGGTCGCGATCGAGCTGGTCAAATGCCAGCGGCTGATCAAGGGCTATGGCGACACGTTCGAGCGGGGGCTGGGCAGCTTCAACCGGATCATGCAGCGCTATCAGACTGGCGGGCTGACGGCGGCAGGTATTGCTCGGCTGCGCGAGGCAGCGCTGGCCGATGACAAGGGCGATACCCTGCAGGCCGCGCTCGCCGGTTGA
- a CDS encoding tetratricopeptide repeat protein, with the protein MAQAMDLARSGRLDEAEKLLRRILVSSPRQPDALQLLGMVARQRGDQHAAAELFRRSLAIAPAQPHVLNNLGNCLTALEEHEGAVNAYRQALMLKPDYADAKLNLAVALIACDRPREAVALMTPVVADQPGLAKGWALLGQALAATGEQAGAIKAYRTALRLRPDHGPWLHNLAVALRLAGQAEDALPLLVQCVDQTPDDARIHYNLGHCLQDLGRVDDAARAYRRAIALTPSDAARHESLSRLLWQSGDSEGHVASYREALAQAPDDPGLLIGLANRLTLSGKPEDAAALLQGPAAKGLGGAELRLRLGQACWSSRQPDQAFASFDAALAIDPHHAPSLRESARCLIIADQLVAAEERIATLLRQDPADQQALALQGLCWRLTGDPRARWLIDPALIGTAMLEPETGDAAAFNRALDAALGQLHNGLQHPLEQTLRGGTQTTDDLFARNLPEVAAVRDMIHRAVRTYIAALPDDPAHPFLARKSVGFAFSGSWSVRLGSGGHHSNHIHPEGWISAVYYVAVPPAVDDGESGWLTFGETGLQLGAREQMFHTIRPQPGLLVLFPSYFYHGTMPFADSSHRTTIAFDVVPVA; encoded by the coding sequence TTGGCCCAGGCGATGGATCTGGCGCGCTCGGGCCGGCTGGATGAGGCGGAAAAGCTGCTGCGGCGGATACTGGTCTCGTCCCCGCGCCAGCCCGATGCGTTGCAGCTGCTGGGGATGGTCGCCCGCCAGCGCGGCGATCAGCATGCGGCGGCCGAGCTGTTTCGCCGCTCGCTCGCCATCGCGCCAGCACAGCCGCATGTGCTCAACAATCTGGGCAATTGCCTGACTGCGCTGGAAGAGCATGAAGGCGCGGTCAACGCGTATCGCCAGGCGCTGATGCTCAAGCCCGATTATGCCGATGCCAAGCTGAATCTGGCGGTGGCGCTGATCGCCTGCGACCGGCCGCGCGAGGCCGTCGCGCTCATGACCCCCGTGGTTGCCGATCAGCCGGGCCTTGCGAAAGGCTGGGCGCTGCTCGGCCAGGCACTGGCTGCGACAGGCGAGCAGGCGGGCGCAATCAAGGCCTATCGTACCGCGCTGCGCCTGAGGCCGGACCATGGCCCCTGGCTGCACAATCTGGCGGTCGCCCTGCGGCTGGCGGGTCAGGCAGAGGACGCATTGCCGCTGCTGGTCCAGTGCGTCGATCAGACGCCGGACGATGCGCGGATCCACTATAATCTCGGCCATTGCCTGCAGGACCTGGGGCGCGTGGACGATGCCGCCCGGGCCTATCGCCGCGCAATTGCGCTGACCCCCAGCGATGCCGCGAGGCACGAATCGCTCAGCCGGCTGTTGTGGCAGAGCGGCGACAGCGAAGGCCATGTCGCAAGCTATCGCGAGGCCCTGGCCCAGGCTCCCGACGATCCCGGACTGCTGATCGGCCTCGCCAACCGGCTGACCCTGTCGGGAAAGCCTGAGGATGCCGCGGCGCTGCTGCAGGGCCCTGCAGCCAAAGGCCTGGGCGGAGCCGAGCTGCGCTTGCGGCTGGGCCAGGCCTGCTGGTCGTCCCGCCAGCCCGATCAGGCCTTTGCGTCGTTCGATGCGGCGCTGGCGATCGACCCGCACCATGCGCCCAGCTTGCGCGAATCGGCGCGCTGCCTGATCATCGCTGACCAGCTGGTCGCGGCAGAAGAGCGGATAGCAACGCTGCTGCGGCAGGACCCGGCCGACCAGCAGGCGCTGGCGCTGCAGGGGCTGTGCTGGCGGTTGACCGGCGATCCTAGGGCGCGGTGGCTGATCGACCCGGCGCTGATCGGCACCGCAATGCTGGAGCCTGAAACCGGCGACGCCGCAGCCTTCAACCGCGCGCTCGATGCGGCGCTGGGCCAGTTGCACAACGGGCTGCAGCATCCGCTGGAACAGACCTTGCGCGGCGGCACCCAGACCACGGACGACCTGTTCGCTCGCAACCTGCCCGAAGTCGCGGCGGTGCGCGACATGATCCATCGGGCCGTGCGGACCTATATCGCAGCGTTGCCCGATGATCCGGCGCACCCGTTCCTGGCGCGCAAATCGGTCGGCTTCGCCTTTTCCGGCTCGTGGTCGGTCCGGCTCGGCAGCGGGGGCCATCACAGCAACCATATCCATCCCGAAGGCTGGATCAGCGCCGTCTATTATGTCGCCGTGCCCCCCGCTGTGGACGACGGCGAAAGCGGCTGGCTGACCTTTGGCGAAACCGGCCTACAGCTGGGCGCGCGCGAGCAGATGTTCCACACTATCCGCCCGCAGCCCGGGCTTCTGGTGCTGTTCCCCTCCTATTTCTATCACGGCACCATGCCCTTTGCCGACAGCAGCCATCGCACCACCATCGCCTTTGATGTCGTGCCCGTCGCCTGA
- a CDS encoding cyclase family protein, which produces MTNQILQQLAGAVASGAIRTVDLTQTLSPDTPTLVLPPEFGQCAAFSQEEISRYDERGVAWYWNNFTVSEHTGTHFDAPVHWITGKDLANNAVDTVPPADFIAPAVVIDISRQAAENPDYLLTVADIEAWEAQHGRIPPRSWIMLRTDWSKRDVDAYTNRREDGAHTPGPSTEAVRFLIDERDAHGLGVETIGTDAGQAHLLEPAYPAHTLFHAAGRYGLQCLENLDLLPATGSVILSAPLKIKGGSGSPLRVLALVAE; this is translated from the coding sequence ATGACCAACCAGATTCTTCAGCAGCTTGCCGGCGCCGTGGCATCGGGCGCGATCCGCACCGTCGATCTGACCCAGACCCTGTCGCCCGATACGCCGACACTGGTTCTGCCCCCCGAATTCGGCCAGTGCGCCGCCTTCAGCCAGGAGGAAATCTCGCGCTATGATGAGCGCGGCGTCGCCTGGTACTGGAACAATTTCACCGTCAGCGAGCATACCGGCACGCATTTCGATGCGCCGGTGCACTGGATCACCGGCAAGGACCTGGCCAACAACGCCGTCGATACCGTGCCTCCGGCCGATTTCATCGCCCCGGCAGTGGTCATCGACATCTCGCGCCAGGCCGCCGAAAACCCAGACTATCTGCTGACCGTCGCCGATATCGAGGCCTGGGAGGCGCAGCATGGCCGCATCCCGCCGCGCAGCTGGATCATGCTGCGCACCGATTGGTCGAAGCGCGATGTCGATGCCTATACCAACCGGCGCGAAGATGGCGCACACACCCCTGGTCCCTCGACCGAGGCGGTCCGGTTCCTGATCGATGAGCGTGACGCGCACGGGCTTGGCGTCGAGACGATCGGCACCGATGCCGGACAGGCGCATCTGCTGGAGCCGGCCTATCCCGCGCACACCCTGTTCCACGCCGCCGGGCGCTATGGCCTGCAATGCCTGGAAAATCTGGACCTGCTGCCGGCTACCGGCAGCGTCATCCTTTCGGCGCCGCTCAAGATCAAGGGCGGTTCGGGCAGCCCGCTGCGCGTCCTTGCGCTCGTTGCAGAGTGA
- a CDS encoding MarR family transcriptional regulator, which yields MENRGDYDPSSPTFRLENSPFYLMAHADFKYHEDMDKVLHKHGVSKPIYRVMTVLRETQPASIGAIAEAALTKRSTISRIIDRMVEQGLVSTEPNPEDNRITEVTLTPAGQQTLRKLTPIVGRQFSRAMVGISNRDIAHLLRTLKKISDNLGKLPIE from the coding sequence GTGGAAAATCGCGGCGACTATGACCCGAGCAGTCCAACATTCCGCCTGGAAAACTCGCCATTCTATCTGATGGCGCATGCCGACTTCAAATATCACGAAGACATGGACAAGGTGCTGCACAAGCATGGCGTGTCCAAGCCCATCTACCGCGTCATGACCGTGTTGCGCGAAACCCAGCCGGCCAGCATAGGCGCGATCGCCGAAGCGGCGCTGACCAAGCGCTCGACGATCAGCCGCATCATCGATCGCATGGTCGAACAGGGCCTGGTTTCGACCGAACCCAATCCCGAAGACAACCGGATTACCGAAGTCACTCTCACCCCGGCCGGACAGCAGACGCTGCGCAAGCTGACCCCGATCGTGGGGCGCCAGTTTTCCCGCGCGATGGTCGGCATCAGCAACCGCGATATCGCGCACCTGCTGCGGACGCTGAAGAAGATCAGCGACAATCTGGGCAAGCTGCCGATCGAATAA
- a CDS encoding DUF885 family protein, whose translation MPMTRASRPMIVVRTLMLAAAASLLTAASPPSFPDLVGQYERFSAEYPMEAGRSDPTWSRTGWPSETPVAMAARRAELARMAAALDALDEAGLAGEDRLDRQYLRVLIGWRIEGIDQDERRFAFVAHEGFYNTPYSAARGLDLRSEADARAWVDRMRAIAGYFSEQRANLERGMATGWTHPALVVDVAVAILGKQIAVPVAEDPMLTPLKAYPAALADAQRLVAEDIRPAQRAMLAFIDGPYRAKARKPLGIAAVPGGRAYYDFLLRYYTTTDLSAEQIHALGLSEVRRIRGEMDKVIASTGFEGSYAEWLAFLRTDPRFYATSREGLIEKYAAASKRIDGLLPRYFSVLPRQPFTIVPVPPELEEGYTTARGGGGGDFAKGFAGTFVVNTSHLDQRPLYEVPALSLHEAAPGHHTHGALTNENPDLPSFRRARDLLAFREGWALYAERLGHEMGVYRDAYEAFGSLSTEMWRACRMVVDTGIHVMGWDYAQARQCFAENTALADINIDTELARYIGAPAGAVAYKVGELRIIAMRQRAEQALGDRFDIRAFHDLILAQGQLPMTLLEQKVDGWIAAQARPR comes from the coding sequence ATGCCCATGACCCGTGCCAGCCGACCCATGATAGTCGTGCGAACGCTGATGCTGGCCGCTGCGGCATCGCTGCTGACGGCGGCAAGCCCGCCCTCCTTTCCCGATCTTGTCGGCCAGTATGAACGCTTTTCTGCCGAATATCCGATGGAGGCGGGGCGATCCGACCCGACCTGGTCGCGCACCGGCTGGCCGAGCGAGACTCCGGTCGCCATGGCTGCGCGCCGGGCCGAGCTGGCGCGGATGGCAGCCGCGCTCGATGCGCTGGATGAAGCCGGCCTGGCGGGCGAGGACAGGCTCGATCGCCAATATCTGCGCGTTCTGATCGGGTGGCGGATCGAAGGCATCGACCAGGACGAGCGGCGTTTCGCCTTTGTCGCGCATGAAGGCTTTTACAACACGCCCTATTCCGCAGCGCGCGGGCTGGATCTGCGATCCGAAGCCGATGCCCGTGCCTGGGTGGACCGCATGCGCGCGATTGCCGGCTATTTCAGCGAACAACGCGCGAATCTTGAGCGCGGCATGGCCACCGGCTGGACGCATCCGGCGTTGGTGGTCGATGTCGCGGTGGCGATCCTGGGCAAGCAGATCGCCGTGCCGGTGGCCGAGGACCCGATGCTCACCCCGCTCAAGGCCTATCCGGCGGCGCTGGCCGATGCCCAGCGGCTGGTGGCCGAGGATATCCGCCCGGCACAGCGCGCCATGCTCGCCTTTATCGACGGGCCCTATCGCGCCAAAGCGCGCAAGCCGCTGGGCATTGCAGCGGTGCCGGGCGGGCGGGCCTATTATGATTTCCTGCTGCGCTACTATACCACCACCGACCTGTCTGCCGAGCAGATCCACGCGCTGGGCCTGTCCGAGGTCAGGCGCATCCGCGGGGAGATGGACAAGGTCATTGCCTCGACCGGCTTTGAGGGCAGCTATGCCGAATGGCTCGCCTTCCTGCGCACCGATCCGCGCTTCTATGCCACCAGCCGCGAGGGGCTGATCGAGAAATATGCCGCCGCGTCCAAGCGGATCGACGGCCTGCTGCCGCGCTATTTCTCGGTACTGCCGCGCCAGCCGTTCACGATCGTCCCCGTTCCGCCGGAACTCGAAGAGGGCTATACCACTGCGCGCGGCGGCGGCGGTGGGGATTTCGCCAAGGGCTTTGCCGGGACATTCGTCGTCAACACCTCGCATCTCGACCAGCGCCCGCTGTACGAGGTGCCCGCGCTCAGCCTGCACGAGGCCGCGCCGGGGCATCATACCCATGGCGCGCTCACCAACGAGAACCCGGACCTACCGTCGTTCCGCCGCGCCCGCGACCTGCTGGCATTTCGTGAGGGCTGGGCGCTCTATGCCGAGCGGCTAGGGCATGAAATGGGCGTGTATCGTGATGCCTATGAGGCCTTTGGCAGCCTGTCGACCGAGATGTGGCGCGCGTGCCGCATGGTTGTCGATACCGGCATTCATGTGATGGGCTGGGACTATGCCCAGGCGCGCCAGTGCTTTGCGGAGAATACCGCGCTGGCCGATATCAACATCGATACCGAGCTCGCGCGCTATATCGGCGCGCCGGCGGGCGCTGTCGCCTACAAGGTGGGCGAACTGCGGATCATCGCGATGCGCCAGCGCGCCGAACAGGCGCTGGGCGACCGGTTCGATATCCGCGCGTTCCACGATCTGATCCTGGCGCAGGGTCAGCTCCCGATGACCTTGCTGGAGCAGAAGGTCGATGGCTGGATCGCCGCGCAGGCCCGCCCGCGCTGA